The stretch of DNA GGGCCGCAGTTCTTCCACCTGGACACCAACTCCACCATCACCCGGTTCACCGCCGCGGTGCTGGCCCTGGGCCTGAACGAGGCGGCCTACATGTCCGAGATCGTCCGCGCCGGCATCCTGTCGGTGGACGAGGGGCAGACCGAGGCCGCGGCGTCGCTCGGCATGCGGCGGGCGAAGATCATGCGCCGGATCGTGCTGCCGCAGGCGATGCGGGTCATCATCCCGCCGACCGGCAACGAGACCATCAGCATGCTGAAGACCTCCTCGCTGGCCTCGGTGATCGGCGTGGTGGAGCTGACCGACGCCAGTGAGTCGGCGATCCACCTGTACTTCAAGGCGATCCCGTTCTACGTCGTGGCCTCGCTGTGGTACCTGTTCTTCACCACGGTGCTGTCCATCGGCCAGTTCTACGTCGAGCGGCACTACGCGCGCGGCTCCAGCCGGAACCTGCCGCCCACGCCGTTGCAGAAGCTGCTCAAGCGGAACCTGTCGTGGCGCCGGACCGCCTACACCGCCGCACCCACCGGGGAGGGACGGACATGAGCCAGGACACGGTCCCCCAGGGCCACGGCTCGGACCGGGCCACCGAACGCCCCGCGGTCGAGATCGAGGACGTCTACAAGTCCTTCGGCCGCTTGGAGGTCCTGCAGGGCGTCTCGATGACGGTGCGCGAGGGCGAGGTGGCGTGCCTGATCGGCCCGTCCGGCTCCGGCAAGTCCACCCTGCTGCGCTGCGTCAACCACCTGGAGAAGATCGACAACGGGCGGATCTGCGTGCACGGCAAACTGGTCGGCTACCACGAGCGCAAGGGCCGGCTGCACGAGATGCACGACCGCGACGTCGCCAAGCAGCGGCGCACGATCGGCATGGTGTTCCAGCGCTTCAACCTGTTCCCGCACAAGACCGCGCTGGAGAACGTCATCGAGGCCCCGATGCAGGTGCTCGGCAAGAGCCGGGAGGCGGCCCTGGCCGACGCCCGCGAGCACCTGGAGAAGGTGGGCCTGTCGGACAAGGCCGGCAACTACCCCAGCCAGCTCTCCGGCGGGCAGCAGCAGCGGGTGGCGATCGCGCGGGCGCTGGCCATGCAGCCCTCGCTCATGCTGTTCGACGAGCCGACCTCGGCGCTGGACCCCGAACTGGTCGGGGACGTGCTCGCGGTGATGCGGGCGCTGGCCGACTCCGGGATGACGATGATCGTGGTGACCCACGAGATGGGCTTCGCCCGGGACGTCGGCGACACCGTGGCCTTCATGGACGGCGGTGTCATCGTGGAACACGGCGACGCCCGCCAGGTGATCAGCGATCCGCAGCACGAACGCACCCAGGCCTTCCTGGCGAAGGTGCGCTGAGCGGCCCGGATCCTTCGATCCGGCCTCATTCGGCCGCGGAACGTTTCCAAGAGCGTTCCGCGGCCGCTTCGTTAGCCGTTCCCTACAAAGGTCGGATGTGTCGAATCTAAGAAATGCCGTGGCGCGAAGCGTCTCCTCCACGGGTGGTGGTGGGAGACGGGTGGGCGAATCAGCGATGATTTGACCCTCGCGCAGCGACCCCGAACGGCGTACCGTCATGGCTACTAAACGAGCAGAACGTCGGGCAACGGGCGCCTGCCGCACTGCAAGGCGAACAAGGACAGAAGACCGTGGAACTCGCATCCTACGCAGATCGGGCGGTGTCGCTGGTGAACACCGCCGACCCCTACCGACACCGGGACACGCTCACCACATGTGAGCAGGCCAAGGAGCTCCTGGCGCCCGAGGGCAGGTGCCGCGTCACCAACGCCGACGTGGCGGAGTTGCGCGCCATCCGGGACCGGCTCCGCGAGGTCTTCGACGCCGCCGAGTCCGGGCGCGTGCCGCGCGCCGTCCAAGTCCTCAACTCCCTGATGAAGCAGTACCCGATCCGCCCGGTGGTCACCGACCACGACGGCGCCTCGTGGCACCTGCACCTGGCCGAGGGCGCGCCGACCATCGCCGCCGTCTACGGCGCGAAGGCCGCCATGGGGCTGGCCGTGCAGGCCACCGAGCTCGGTTTCGACCGGCTCGGCGTCTGCCAGGCCGCGCCGTGCCGCGAGGTGTTCATCGACACCTCGACCAACCGCTCGCGCCGCTACTGCTCGGACCGCTGCGCCACCCGCGCGAACGTGGCCGCCTACCGGGCCCGACGCAAGGAGCAGGCCCGGGCCGCGGCGGCCGGCGAGGCCGAAGCAGCGGCTGCGGCGACCGCCGCCGGGGCCAAGGTGATGGCCGTGGCCGGCGCCGGAAGCGCCACACCCGGCCGCTGAGGAGTTCCCAGCCCCACTGGGAGCTTTCGCGGCGCCGGAAGTGCTCACAGCGCCTCAGCGCCCCGCCCCGGGCCGTCATCGCGGCCGGGGCGGGGCGCTGTTTCGGTATTTCGGCGTATCAGCGTTTCAGCGCATCAGCGTTTCTTCGGGATCCGGGCGATCCGGCACGGGTCCCGAAGTCGCAGCACGGCGCGGGCCAGGACCGCGGCGTCCGGCACCGCGCCGAACTCGCGTGAGTCCGAAGTCACGAACTCGTTGTCGCTCAGCAGCCACCAGCCCCCGCTTTCGCGGCGGGCGACCCGCTTGATGACGAGCATCCCGTCCGTCCGGTCCGGATGCCGGGCCACCACCACGTCACCCGGGCGGGTCCATCCCGGGCGGGTCCTTCTGACCAGGACGAAGTCGCCGTCCCGCAGCGCCGGGACCATCGAGGGACCGCTCACACGCAGCACGGACCAGCGCGCCGTCCCGGGGTCGGTGACCGATCTCACGGACCACACCTTGTCACGCGTCCGCCGAGGGCGGGCAGTAGGGTCGTGGCATCACGTTGTCCGGCAATCCGGCACACAAGATAAGGGGAACCTCAAATGTTCTCGCGGATCTTCTCCCGCACCACTGCCGTCCACGCCCACTGCGACCTGCCGTGCGGCGTCTACGACCCGGCGCAGGCCCGGATCGAGGCCGAATCGGTCCTGGCCATCACCAAGAAGTACGCCGACAGCTCCGACGAGGCCTTCCGGACCCGCGCCATCCTGATCAAGGAGCAGCGCTCCGAGCTGGTGAAGCACCACCTGTGGGTGCTGTGGACCGACTACTTCAAGGCCCCGCACTTCGAGAAGTACCCGCAGCTGAACACGCTGTTCAACGAGGCCACGAAGCTGGCCGGCGCGGGCGGCACCAAGGGCAGCATGGACCCGGCCACGGCCGAGGAGCTGCTGGCCAAGATCGAGGAGATCTCCAAGATCTTCTGGGAGACCAAGCAGTCCTGAACCGCCCTTGATCGGCCCCGGGGCGATCAGTGCGGACCCGCGAGCCGTCCGGCGCCGGATTTTCCCCGGCGCAGGACGGCTCGTCTGTCCCCCGTTCGGGGTACGTTGAGTGTGAGGGACGAGCACTGAGGGTGCGTCCGGGCCACGCCCGGGCACGCGTTCGGCGTACGATCCGCAGCAGAATGATTCACTCCAGCAGCGGAGGTGTCGTGCATCAGCACTCTGCCCAGCGGACAGCCGTCCCCACAATCGCCTCAACGAGCGCAGGAAGCGGAATGGGACAACAAAACGGTGCCCCGCAGGACTTCGTCGAGGTCCGCATCCCGGCCGAGGGTGCGTACCTGTCGGTGCTGCGGACGGCGACGGCGGGCCTGGCGGCCCGGCTGGACTTCACCTTGGACGAGATCGAGGACCTGCGCATCGCCGTGGACGAGGCCTGCGCCATCCTGCTCACCAAGGCGGTGCCGGGCTCGGGACTGACTTGCCGCTTCGAGCTGCGCGACGGCGCGCTGGGCGTGGACGTCTCGGTGCCCACGCTGGACGGCAAGACGCCGGCCCGCGACACCTTCGCCTGGACGGTGCTGGCCGCGCTGGCCGGCCAGGTCGACGCGCGGGTCTCCGACGCCGACGGGCCCGACGGCCCCACCGGGACCGGGATCGGGCAGACCGTCACCATCAGCATGCTCAAGCAGCGCGGCGTGGGAGCTTCGTGAGCGCCGCCGAGGAGATCCCAGTGCGCGCCTTCGAGCCCGACGAGATCCCCGCCGCCCGCCGGGCCGGGCACGGCGAGGGGCAGCGCGGCGGCCCGTCCGCACCCGGCCCCGCCGCGGCCGCGGACGAGGACGTCGTGGACGAGCCGGACACCGACGCCGAGGACACCGAGGACGGCGACTTCGACGAGCCGGTCGTCCTGGAGCTGGAGGAGCTCGGCGGCGAGCTGGAGCACGAGGACGCCGACGGCGAGGCCGCCCCGCCCGCCGCGACCTCCTTCCCGCTGCGCCGCCCGCCGCGCCAGGGCGGCCCGCACGCCGAGGCGCACGCCCGGGCCCGCGAGCTGTTCGCCCGGCTGAACGAGCTCCCCGAGGGCTCCACCGAGCGCAAGCAGATCCGCGACGAGCTGGTCCAGATGCACCTGCCGCTGGTCGAGCACCTGGCCCGGCGCTTCCGCAACCGCGGCGAGCCGCTGGACGACCTGACCCAGGTGGCGACCATCGGCCTGATCAAGTCGGTGGACCGCTTCGACACCGAGCGCGGCGTGGAGTTCTCGACCTACGCCACGCCGACCGTGATCGGCGAGATCAAGCGGCACTTCCGCGACAAGGGCTGGGCGGTCCGGGTCCCGCGCCGCCTGCAGGAGCTCCGGCTGTCGCTGACCAGCGCGACCTCCGAGCTCTCGCAGCGCAACCGCCGCTCGCCCACCGTGGCCGAGCTGGCCGAGTACCTCAAGATCTCCGAGGAGGAGGTCCTGGAGGGGCTGGAGTCCGCCAACGCGTACTCCACGCTGTCCCTGGACGTCTCCGAGGGCGGCGACGAGGACTCGCCGGCCGTCGCGGACTCCCTGGGCAGCGAGGACGAGGCGCTGGAGGGCGTGGAGTACCGCGAGTCCCTCAAGCCGCTGCTGGAGCAGCTGCCGCCGCGGGAGAAGAAGATCCTGCTGCTGCGCTTCTTCGGCAACATGACGCAGTCGCAGATCGCCGAGGAGATCGGCATCTCGCAGATGCACGTGTCCCGCCTGCTGGCCCGGACCCTGGAGCAGCTGCGCGCGCAGCTGCTGGTGGACGAGTGAGCCTCTAGCGCGAGCAAGCAGAAAGCGGCGGCCCGATCGGGCCGCCGCTTTCTGCTTGCTCGCGTTCCTACCGGATCAGTTCGTCTCGGGACTCTCGTCCTCGCGCCAGTGCTTGGTCAGCGCCGCCGTGGAGACCGGGGTGAAGATGCAGAACAGCCCGACGACCGCGGCCGCGACGGCCGGCACCGCCCCGATCCAGAACTGGGCCTGGACCATGAAGTAGGCCACCCACAGCGCCAGCAGCTGCATCATCACGGCCGGAGTCCGGGCCCGCATGCTGGCCCGCCAAAGCCCGCGCGGCACCAGCGGCAGCGGGACGGCCAGTATCAGGAACGTGATCCCGACGGCGATGGCCTGCCCGCGCTCGCGCGGGGTCCCGACGAACGCCTCGACCACCAGCCACACCGAGTAGACCAGCGCCACCAGGCTCTCCACCGCGGTGATGGCGGCGGCGACGGTCAGGGGGCGCGGGAGGTGTTCGGCGGCGGGAACGGCCGGGACGGCTTGCGTCGGTTCGCTCGACATACTCAGGAGGGTAGCAACGGCGGGCCGCGGACAAAGCGCCAGGTTTCGGCGGACGCGCCGACGGGCCGGATCCCGCGCTTCTCGCGTCCAGCAGGCGTAGACCAAAATACGCCAGCGGCCCGGCCCTTGCTCGCGACCACCTCGGACCGGGTGCGGGCGGGTCGCATACCGCAGTCGTAATACGAACCAGTAACGTGTGCCCATGCGCGCGCTCCTGGTCATGAACCCCAAGGCCACCAGCACGTCCGAACGCACGCGCGAAGTGCTGGCCCACGCCCTGGCCGGGGAGCTCGACACCGCGATCGGCGAGACCGCCTACCGCGGGCATGCCGTGGAACTGGCCCGCGCCGCCGCCGAGGACGGGGTGGACCTGATCGTCGCGCTCGGCGGGGACGGCACGGTCAACGAGGTCGTGAACGGCATACTGAGCGCCGACCTGCCGGACGGCTGCCCGCGCCCCGACCTGGGCGTGGTCCCCGGCGGCTCGACGAACGTCTTCGCCCGCGCGCTCGGGCTGCCCAACGACCCGGTGGAGGCCACCGGCGTCCTGCTGGACGCGATCCACGAGAACCGCCGGCGGCCGGTGTCCATGGGCCTGGCCGACGACCGCTACTTCACCTTCACCGCCGGCTACGGCTTCGACGCCGCGGTGGTCGGGATAGTGGAGGAGCAACGCAGCGCGGGCCACAAGTCGACCGGCTCCCTGTACATCCGTTCGGCCCTGCGCCACTACTGGCACGGCCTGGACCGGCGCAATCCCCCGATCGGCATGAAGATGGCCGACGGCACGGAGATACCGCGGCTGTTCATGGCCATCGTCACGAACACTTCGCCGTGGACGTATCTCGGCAACAAGCCGATCGTGATCACGCCGGATTCCTCGTTCGAGGACGGCCTCGACTTGTTCGGCGTCACCAGGATGTCCGGCCGGTCCGCGCTGCGGATAGTCCGCCAGATGTTCACGTCCACTGAGAAACTGGTCCGCGGAAAGAATGTCAGCCTGCACCATGATCTGACGGAATTCACGCTGACCGCGGACGTGCCGACCGACTTCCAGGTCGACGGGGACCACTTGGGGCTGCGCGAAAGTGTGACGTTCCGCGCGATTCGCGACGCGCTGCGGGTCGCGATGTGATGACATGGAGTCACGGACGGCCGCCGGGGCTCCGCCGAACACAGGCTGAACCCGGGCGCCGCCGAGGATTCCCAGGTACTAGTTCGCTCTAGTGCCTTTGGACTAGTCATCGTCTCCTCCTCACCCCCTTGGAAGGCAAGGTGTGAGCGAGGAGACAGCCTGGAAATCCAAAAACATCGGACCAAGGGCTTGTGCACCGGCCGGAACCCCTGACACCCTTTGGGAAGGCACCTGTCGGAGGATCACCCGGCCCGGTGCGGTTGGACACTAAGGAGAAGCGGCGCGGATCACACCCGGGTCGCGGTTCTCCCTTTGTGTCACGCCTTAGTCCGCGGAGCGCGTCAGCGATCTCCGCGCCAGGCCAACTGCCCAGTAGTTCGAGTGGTCCCGACCGCCGGGGTTACTAGTGAAAGCGTTCACATTCACAAGGTGGACGCCGGAACACGGGAACCCACGCGGCGGTTGTCCAGTGGCGGGCCCGCCGCAAGACAGGTAGAGCCGTACAGAAGACGTACAACAGCGGGACCCACAGTGACCGGACACCCGCGTCCGGCGTTGTGGCAGTAGTACCCGGCACACCGGACGCGACCGGACCCGCCAGGGCCGTGGGGGACCTGGACGAACCGCCGCTTCCGTGCCGGCACCGCACGCACACACGTACACCACGAAACCGAAGGAGTGGACCCCATGGACTGGCGCCACCGCGCTGCCTGCCGTGACGAGGACCCAGAGCTCTTCTTCCCGATCGGGAACACCGGGCCGGCGTTGCTGCAGATCGAAGATGCCAAGGCTGTATGCCGTCGTTGCGACGTCGTCGACCAGTGCCTGCAGTGGGCGCTGGAGAGCGGCCAGGACGCCGGCGTGTGGGGCGGGATGAGCGAGGACGAGCGCCGCGCGCTGAAGCGTCGCGCCGCGCGGGCCCGCAGCCGGATGGCCTGACCAGGCCGTCCGCCGTCCCGTACCGGCAAAGCTCTCGCACGACCGCACGACAACTTCATCAACATATGCACGTATCTCCGTGCTGCGGCGTTCTTGGACCGCAGTACGGACGCCGAAACCGAGCGGTCCGATGGGCCGCTCTGTTGGTTTTCCCGGGGTCTTCTCCGGTGGTTCCGCCCCTAGCGTAGCGGAGTCCTGTTACCACTCTGTTGCGCCCCCGGGTAGCCCCTCTCACTCAGCACTCTGTGTGCTCCGTCCGTCCGGCTCCTGCGCCGCGGGTGCCTCGCCGACCTCCAGGTCCAGCACGGCCACCGCGCCTCGGCCGCTGGGGGCCGGCCGGAGATCGAAGGTGCCCTTCAGATCGCCGTGGACAAGTGTTCTGACGATCTGAAGACCGAGGTTCCCGGCCGTGGCGGCGTCGAAACCCGCCGGGAGCCCGTTTCCGTCATCGGTGACGACCACCTTCAAGCGGGGCCCGTCGCGGTACGCCTCGACCTCGAGCGATCCGCCCCGGTCGGCCAGTCCGTGCTCCAGCGAGTTCTGGAGGACCTCGGTCAGCACCATCGACAGCGGGGTGGCGATCTGGGCCGGCAGCACGCCGAAGCGGCCGGTGCGGCGCGAGCGCACGTTCACCCCGCCCGGGCCGCCGGCACCGACGTCCACCACCATGGCCAGCACCCGGTCGGCGATCTCGTCGAACTCGACCCGCTCGTCGAGGGTCTGGGACAGGGTCTCGTGGACCAGCGCGATCGAGCCGACCCGGCGGACCGCCTCCTCCAGTGCCGCCCGGCCGGTGCCGTCGTCTATGCGGCGGGCCTGCAGGCGCAGCAGCGCGGCCACGGTCTGCAGGTTGTTCTTCACCCGGTGGTGGATCTCCCGGATCGTCGCGTCCTTGCTGATCAGCTCGCGCTCGCGGCGGCGCAGCTCGGTGACGTCGTGCACCAGGACCAGGGCGCCGGTGCGCTCCCCCTGCGGCCGCAGCGGGATGGCGCGCAGCTGGACCACGGTGCCGTTGCCCTCGACCTCGGCCTCGCGCGGCTTGCGGCCGGAGGCCACGACCTGCAGCGCCTCCTCCATCGCGCCCTGGACCGGGGCCAGGGCCGCGGTCAGGTCGCCGAGGTGCTCCCCCACCATGTCGGCGGCGTAGCCGAGCCGGTGGTAGGCGGACAGCGCGTTCGGGCTGGCGTAGACGACCGCCCCGTCGGCGTCCAGCCGGATCACGCCGTCGCCCACGCGCGGGGAGTTGTCCTGCTGATCGCGCGACTCCGGATAGGGGAATATCCCCTCGGCGATCATCCGCGCCAGGTCCGCCGCGGTCTGCAGATAGGTCAGCTCCAGCCGGCTCGGGGTGCGCGCGGCCAGCAGGTTGGTGTTGCGCGAGATCACCGCGATGACCCGGTCGCCGCGGCGCACCGGGATCGCCTCGACCCGGACCGGCACGTCCTCGCGCCACTCCGGGTCGCCCTCGCGCCGGATC from Catenulispora sp. GP43 encodes:
- a CDS encoding amino acid ABC transporter permease, with the protein product MSESNPTAGADNASALGAARPAAIRAVPVRRPGRWISAAVLAVLALMFFNMLAFNKNFGWDLVRQWLFWHTIVQAVLVTLELTVYAMLIGIVGGVLLAVMRLSSNPVSSGAAWVYTWFFRGTPVLVQLLFWNNIAALVGQQVGFGVPFGPQFFHLDTNSTITRFTAAVLALGLNEAAYMSEIVRAGILSVDEGQTEAAASLGMRRAKIMRRIVLPQAMRVIIPPTGNETISMLKTSSLASVIGVVELTDASESAIHLYFKAIPFYVVASLWYLFFTTVLSIGQFYVERHYARGSSRNLPPTPLQKLLKRNLSWRRTAYTAAPTGEGRT
- a CDS encoding amino acid ABC transporter ATP-binding protein, with protein sequence MSQDTVPQGHGSDRATERPAVEIEDVYKSFGRLEVLQGVSMTVREGEVACLIGPSGSGKSTLLRCVNHLEKIDNGRICVHGKLVGYHERKGRLHEMHDRDVAKQRRTIGMVFQRFNLFPHKTALENVIEAPMQVLGKSREAALADAREHLEKVGLSDKAGNYPSQLSGGQQQRVAIARALAMQPSLMLFDEPTSALDPELVGDVLAVMRALADSGMTMIVVTHEMGFARDVGDTVAFMDGGVIVEHGDARQVISDPQHERTQAFLAKVR
- a CDS encoding CGNR zinc finger domain-containing protein, which produces MELASYADRAVSLVNTADPYRHRDTLTTCEQAKELLAPEGRCRVTNADVAELRAIRDRLREVFDAAESGRVPRAVQVLNSLMKQYPIRPVVTDHDGASWHLHLAEGAPTIAAVYGAKAAMGLAVQATELGFDRLGVCQAAPCREVFIDTSTNRSRRYCSDRCATRANVAAYRARRKEQARAAAAGEAEAAAAATAAGAKVMAVAGAGSATPGR
- the sodX gene encoding nickel-type superoxide dismutase maturation protease; protein product: MRSVTDPGTARWSVLRVSGPSMVPALRDGDFVLVRRTRPGWTRPGDVVVARHPDRTDGMLVIKRVARRESGGWWLLSDNEFVTSDSREFGAVPDAAVLARAVLRLRDPCRIARIPKKR
- the sodN gene encoding superoxide dismutase, Ni, encoding MFSRIFSRTTAVHAHCDLPCGVYDPAQARIEAESVLAITKKYADSSDEAFRTRAILIKEQRSELVKHHLWVLWTDYFKAPHFEKYPQLNTLFNEATKLAGAGGTKGSMDPATAEELLAKIEEISKIFWETKQS
- a CDS encoding anti-sigma factor; this translates as MGQQNGAPQDFVEVRIPAEGAYLSVLRTATAGLAARLDFTLDEIEDLRIAVDEACAILLTKAVPGSGLTCRFELRDGALGVDVSVPTLDGKTPARDTFAWTVLAALAGQVDARVSDADGPDGPTGTGIGQTVTISMLKQRGVGAS
- a CDS encoding RNA polymerase sigma factor SigF; the encoded protein is MSAAEEIPVRAFEPDEIPAARRAGHGEGQRGGPSAPGPAAAADEDVVDEPDTDAEDTEDGDFDEPVVLELEELGGELEHEDADGEAAPPAATSFPLRRPPRQGGPHAEAHARARELFARLNELPEGSTERKQIRDELVQMHLPLVEHLARRFRNRGEPLDDLTQVATIGLIKSVDRFDTERGVEFSTYATPTVIGEIKRHFRDKGWAVRVPRRLQELRLSLTSATSELSQRNRRSPTVAELAEYLKISEEEVLEGLESANAYSTLSLDVSEGGDEDSPAVADSLGSEDEALEGVEYRESLKPLLEQLPPREKKILLLRFFGNMTQSQIAEEIGISQMHVSRLLARTLEQLRAQLLVDE
- a CDS encoding diacylglycerol kinase family protein, translating into MRALLVMNPKATSTSERTREVLAHALAGELDTAIGETAYRGHAVELARAAAEDGVDLIVALGGDGTVNEVVNGILSADLPDGCPRPDLGVVPGGSTNVFARALGLPNDPVEATGVLLDAIHENRRRPVSMGLADDRYFTFTAGYGFDAAVVGIVEEQRSAGHKSTGSLYIRSALRHYWHGLDRRNPPIGMKMADGTEIPRLFMAIVTNTSPWTYLGNKPIVITPDSSFEDGLDLFGVTRMSGRSALRIVRQMFTSTEKLVRGKNVSLHHDLTEFTLTADVPTDFQVDGDHLGLRESVTFRAIRDALRVAM
- a CDS encoding WhiB family transcriptional regulator; its protein translation is MDWRHRAACRDEDPELFFPIGNTGPALLQIEDAKAVCRRCDVVDQCLQWALESGQDAGVWGGMSEDERRALKRRAARARSRMA
- a CDS encoding sensor histidine kinase, with the translated sequence MNDLVHTRTDLDEADLDWLHLLIADWQLLADLSFADLVLWAPLKHEDADGAGPAPLTEPGYVAVAQMRPNTGPTCYTADLVGSTIKRGQRPMLDLAIDSGRIRREGDPEWREDVPVRVEAIPVRRGDRVIAVISRNTNLLAARTPSRLELTYLQTAADLARMIAEGIFPYPESRDQQDNSPRVGDGVIRLDADGAVVYASPNALSAYHRLGYAADMVGEHLGDLTAALAPVQGAMEEALQVVASGRKPREAEVEGNGTVVQLRAIPLRPQGERTGALVLVHDVTELRRRERELISKDATIREIHHRVKNNLQTVAALLRLQARRIDDGTGRAALEEAVRRVGSIALVHETLSQTLDERVEFDEIADRVLAMVVDVGAGGPGGVNVRSRRTGRFGVLPAQIATPLSMVLTEVLQNSLEHGLADRGGSLEVEAYRDGPRLKVVVTDDGNGLPAGFDAATAGNLGLQIVRTLVHGDLKGTFDLRPAPSGRGAVAVLDLEVGEAPAAQEPDGRSTQSAE